A section of the Rhodothermus profundi genome encodes:
- a CDS encoding PhoH family protein, producing the protein MAEKRLTIAHANPVLLFGAGDVHLRKLEAAFPEVQIIARGNQLILQGEASALDRIERAVRELIALLNRHGQLTERDVDTVLALFSTGDGASAAPAPTDDVILYTTTGVPVRAKTPNQRRLVEMARKNDIVFAIGPAGTGKTYTAVALAVAALKARQVKRIVLSRPAVEAGERLGFLPGDFREKVDPYLRPLYDALEDMLPRERLRTLLEQHVIEIVPLAYMRGRTLNAAFVILDEAQNATTQQMKMFLTRLGTNSRAIITGDITQTDLPSPEHSGLVEVRHVLEGVEGIAFVYFDRGDVVRHRLVKDIIEAYERFAQREQNGGDAAAAKTD; encoded by the coding sequence TTGGCTGAGAAGCGACTGACGATTGCTCACGCGAACCCGGTACTTCTTTTTGGAGCGGGTGATGTCCACCTGCGCAAGTTAGAAGCCGCTTTTCCGGAAGTCCAGATCATTGCCCGTGGCAATCAGTTGATCCTGCAGGGCGAGGCCTCTGCCTTAGATCGCATTGAGCGGGCGGTTCGTGAACTGATCGCGCTGCTCAACCGCCACGGTCAGCTTACCGAGCGGGACGTAGACACCGTGCTGGCGCTTTTCAGCACCGGAGATGGTGCCAGCGCGGCGCCTGCTCCAACCGATGACGTTATCCTCTACACGACGACGGGCGTGCCAGTGCGGGCCAAAACGCCCAATCAGCGGCGGCTGGTCGAAATGGCCCGCAAAAATGATATTGTCTTTGCCATTGGTCCGGCGGGTACAGGGAAAACATACACCGCCGTAGCATTGGCTGTAGCTGCTCTGAAAGCACGGCAGGTTAAACGCATCGTGCTTTCGCGCCCGGCTGTCGAAGCAGGTGAGCGGCTGGGCTTTTTGCCAGGTGATTTTCGGGAAAAGGTGGATCCCTACCTGCGGCCGCTTTATGATGCCCTGGAAGATATGCTTCCCCGGGAACGGCTGCGAACTCTGCTAGAGCAGCATGTGATCGAAATCGTCCCGCTGGCCTACATGCGCGGCCGCACGCTTAACGCCGCCTTCGTCATTCTGGACGAAGCGCAGAATGCCACCACGCAGCAGATGAAGATGTTTCTGACGCGGCTGGGCACAAACAGCCGGGCCATCATCACCGGCGACATTACCCAGACCGACCTGCCCAGCCCCGAGCACAGCGGCCTCGTTGAAGTGCGGCACGTTCTCGAAGGCGTGGAAGGCATTGCCTTCGTCTATTTCGACCGCGGCGACGTAGTCCGCCACCGCCTCGTGAAAGACATTATCGAAGCCTACGAACGCTTCGCCCAGCGCGAGCAAAACGGTGGCGATGCAGCCGCCGCTAAGACAGATTGA